A single window of Apodemus sylvaticus chromosome 4, mApoSyl1.1, whole genome shotgun sequence DNA harbors:
- the LOC127682173 gene encoding 3 beta-hydroxysteroid dehydrogenase/Delta 5-->4-isomerase type 4-like isoform X2, with protein sequence MPGWSCLVTGAGGFLGQGIIQLLVQEKDLEEIRVLDKVFRPETREEFFSTQNLLEACVQASVSAFVFCSTVEVAGPNSYKEIVLNGHEEEHHESTWPDPYPYSKKMAEKAVLAANGSLLKNGGTLHTCALRSMYIYGERSSIISNIIISALKNKGILSVTGKFSIVNPVYVGNAAWAHILAARGLRDPKKSPSIQGQFYYISDDTPPQSYDDLNYTLSKEWGLRLDSSWSLPLPLLYWLAFLLETVSFLLSPVYRYRPLFNRHLVTLSNSKFTFSYKKAQRDLDYEPLVSWEEAKQKTSKWIRTLVEQHRETLDAKSQ encoded by the exons ATGCCTGGGTGGAGCTGCCTGGTGACTGGAGCAGGAGGGTTTCTGGGCCAAGGGATCATCCAGTTGCTGGTGCAGGAGAAAGATCTGGAGGAGATCAGGGTCCTGGACAAAGTCTTCAGACCAGAAACCAGGGAAGAATTCTTCA GTACCCAGAACCTACTGGAGGCCTGTGTCCAAGCCAGTGTGTCAGCCTTCGTCTTCTGCAGTACAGTTGAGGTCGCAGGACCCAACTCCTACAAGGAGATCGTCCTGAATGGCCATGAGGAAGAGCATCATGAAAGCACATGGCCTGACCCATACCCATACAGCAAAAAGATGGCTGAGAAGGCAGTGCTGGCAGCCAATGGGAGCCTCCTGAAGAACGGTGGCACTTTGCACACTTGTGCCCTAAGGTCTATGTACATTTATGGGGAGAGAAGTTCAATCATTTCTAACATAATAATTAGTGCCCTGAAAAATAAAGGTATTCTGAGTGTTACTGGCAAATTCTCCATAGTCAACCCAGTGTATGTGGGCAATGCAGCATGGGCTCACATTCTGGCTGCCAGGGGCCTTAGAGACCCCAAGAAATCCCCAAGCATCCAAGGACAGTTCTACTACATCTCAGATGACACTCCTCCTCAAAGCTATGATGATTTAAATTACACCCTGAGCAAGGAATGGGGCCTCCGCCTTGATTCTAGTTGGAGccttcccctgcccctgctctACTGGCTTGCCTTCCTGCTGGAAACTGTGAGCTTCCTGCTGAGTCCAGTCTATAGGTATCGACCTCTCTTTAACCGTCACTTGGTCACACTGTCAAATAGCAAGTTCACTTTCTCCTACAAGAAAGCTCAGCGAGATCTGGATTATGAGCCACTTGTCAGCTGGGAGGAAGCCAAGCAGAAAACCTCAAAGTGGATCAGGACACTAGTGGAGCAGCACAGGGAGACACTGGACGCAAAGTCTCAGTGA
- the LOC127682173 gene encoding 3 beta-hydroxysteroid dehydrogenase/Delta 5-->4-isomerase type 4-like isoform X1 — translation MPGWSCLVTGAGGFLGQGIIQLLVQEKDLEEIRVLDKVFRPETREEFFNLGTNIKFTMLEGDILDAQFLRRACQGISVVIHAAAVIDVTGVIPRQTMLDVNLKGTQNLLEACVQASVSAFVFCSTVEVAGPNSYKEIVLNGHEEEHHESTWPDPYPYSKKMAEKAVLAANGSLLKNGGTLHTCALRSMYIYGERSSIISNIIISALKNKGILSVTGKFSIVNPVYVGNAAWAHILAARGLRDPKKSPSIQGQFYYISDDTPPQSYDDLNYTLSKEWGLRLDSSWSLPLPLLYWLAFLLETVSFLLSPVYRYRPLFNRHLVTLSNSKFTFSYKKAQRDLDYEPLVSWEEAKQKTSKWIRTLVEQHRETLDAKSQ, via the exons ATGCCTGGGTGGAGCTGCCTGGTGACTGGAGCAGGAGGGTTTCTGGGCCAAGGGATCATCCAGTTGCTGGTGCAGGAGAAAGATCTGGAGGAGATCAGGGTCCTGGACAAAGTCTTCAGACCAGAAACCAGGGAAGAATTCTTCA ACCTAGGGACAAACATCAAGTTTACAATGTTGGAAGGAGACATTCTTGATGCCCAGTTCCTGAGGAGAGCCTGCCAGGGCATCTCTGTTGTCATCCATGCCGCCGCTGTCATTGATGTCACAGGTGTCATTCCCAGGCAGACTATGCTAGATGTCAATCTGAAAG GTACCCAGAACCTACTGGAGGCCTGTGTCCAAGCCAGTGTGTCAGCCTTCGTCTTCTGCAGTACAGTTGAGGTCGCAGGACCCAACTCCTACAAGGAGATCGTCCTGAATGGCCATGAGGAAGAGCATCATGAAAGCACATGGCCTGACCCATACCCATACAGCAAAAAGATGGCTGAGAAGGCAGTGCTGGCAGCCAATGGGAGCCTCCTGAAGAACGGTGGCACTTTGCACACTTGTGCCCTAAGGTCTATGTACATTTATGGGGAGAGAAGTTCAATCATTTCTAACATAATAATTAGTGCCCTGAAAAATAAAGGTATTCTGAGTGTTACTGGCAAATTCTCCATAGTCAACCCAGTGTATGTGGGCAATGCAGCATGGGCTCACATTCTGGCTGCCAGGGGCCTTAGAGACCCCAAGAAATCCCCAAGCATCCAAGGACAGTTCTACTACATCTCAGATGACACTCCTCCTCAAAGCTATGATGATTTAAATTACACCCTGAGCAAGGAATGGGGCCTCCGCCTTGATTCTAGTTGGAGccttcccctgcccctgctctACTGGCTTGCCTTCCTGCTGGAAACTGTGAGCTTCCTGCTGAGTCCAGTCTATAGGTATCGACCTCTCTTTAACCGTCACTTGGTCACACTGTCAAATAGCAAGTTCACTTTCTCCTACAAGAAAGCTCAGCGAGATCTGGATTATGAGCCACTTGTCAGCTGGGAGGAAGCCAAGCAGAAAACCTCAAAGTGGATCAGGACACTAGTGGAGCAGCACAGGGAGACACTGGACGCAAAGTCTCAGTGA